Proteins encoded together in one Polaribacter reichenbachii window:
- a CDS encoding Dabb family protein: MLHTVVFKLKYEKESPKESQFFNEVSKLSLIPGVLNFKIFRQTSNKNDFDYCLSMKFETIKEYENYNNNPIHVHFVETYWVNYVEKFLELDYESY; the protein is encoded by the coding sequence ATGCTTCATACAGTTGTTTTTAAATTAAAATATGAAAAAGAGTCACCTAAAGAATCTCAATTTTTTAATGAAGTTTCTAAATTATCTTTAATACCTGGTGTTCTTAATTTTAAAATTTTTCGTCAAACTAGTAATAAAAATGATTTTGATTATTGTTTATCTATGAAGTTTGAAACAATTAAGGAATATGAAAACTATAATAATAATCCAATTCACGTTCATTTTGTAGAAACTTATTGGGTTAATTATGTAGAAAAATTTCTTGAGTTAGATTACGAATCGTATTAA
- a CDS encoding glutaminase — protein MDNYKKIIEEIYLDVKNVDDIGKVANYIPELAHIDENNFGVHLTSINKLSFGFGDCNKKFSIQSVSKILSLTLAYKFEGAKLWDRVDVEPSGNPFNSLLQLEADFGKPRNPFINAGAIVICDVLVSHLKNPKKDFLEFCREISDNKNINYNEKVAESEKISGFRNVALCNFIKSFGNIKNDVDDVLDFYFHICSIEMTCKELSEIFLFLADEQYINKKGESILTESQAKRINAIMLTCGFYDESGEFAFRVGLPGKSGVGGGIVAIHPDEYCITVWSPKLNKKGNSYKGMLFLEKFTTKTVSSIF, from the coding sequence ATGGATAACTATAAAAAGATAATTGAAGAAATATATTTAGATGTTAAAAATGTAGATGATATTGGTAAAGTTGCCAATTATATTCCTGAATTAGCACATATTGATGAAAATAATTTTGGTGTACATTTAACTTCAATTAATAAATTGTCTTTTGGTTTTGGTGATTGTAACAAAAAATTTTCGATACAAAGTGTTTCTAAAATTCTCTCTTTAACCTTAGCTTATAAATTTGAAGGTGCAAAGTTATGGGACAGAGTTGATGTAGAACCTTCTGGAAACCCTTTTAATTCTCTTTTGCAGTTAGAAGCCGATTTTGGAAAACCTAGAAATCCGTTTATAAATGCTGGAGCCATTGTTATTTGCGATGTTTTAGTGAGTCATTTAAAAAATCCGAAGAAAGATTTTTTAGAGTTTTGTAGAGAAATATCAGACAATAAAAACATTAATTACAATGAAAAAGTTGCTGAATCAGAAAAAATATCTGGTTTTAGAAATGTGGCTTTATGTAATTTTATTAAATCTTTTGGCAATATTAAAAATGATGTAGATGATGTTTTAGATTTCTATTTTCATATTTGCTCAATAGAAATGACTTGTAAAGAGCTCTCAGAAATTTTTCTTTTTTTAGCAGATGAACAGTATATAAACAAAAAAGGAGAAAGTATACTTACTGAAAGTCAAGCAAAAAGAATAAATGCCATAATGCTTACTTGTGGTTTTTATGATGAATCTGGTGAGTTTGCTTTTAGAGTAGGTTTACCAGGTAAAAGTGGTGTTGGTGGTGGAATTGTTGCTATTCATCCTGATGAATATTGTATAACAGTTTGGAGCCCAAAATTGAATAAAAAAGGGAACTCTTATAAAGGAATGCTGTTTTTAGAAAAGTTTACAACGAAAACTGTTTCATCAATTTTTTAA